From one Streptomyces spiramyceticus genomic stretch:
- a CDS encoding DUF998 domain-containing protein, translating to MSFELLRGSRPVAALLALGAVTYTAWALEAVLVTGLDPARTYVSELAAADQPRGGLFRATDLIAGLLVLAGALWAFVRYRPRRLWTVTGWAGIAFFGALTAADSRLPLSCAPTADAQCGAREAAGLVPVTHAAHSWSSTLATTGAVVAMVALTLAARRYGRWAPLARTGPVIVTAELIATVWTLAAVAAFEAGQGTWLLGVGQRIQVLLVAVWLTVLALSVAREKLYE from the coding sequence ATGTCCTTTGAGCTTCTCCGCGGTAGTCGGCCCGTCGCCGCCCTCCTCGCGCTCGGCGCCGTCACGTACACCGCCTGGGCACTTGAGGCCGTCCTCGTGACCGGCCTCGACCCCGCGCGTACGTACGTGAGTGAGCTCGCCGCGGCCGACCAGCCGCGCGGTGGCCTCTTCCGGGCCACCGACCTGATCGCGGGCCTGCTGGTGCTCGCTGGCGCGCTCTGGGCCTTCGTCAGGTACCGCCCGCGCAGGCTCTGGACGGTCACCGGCTGGGCCGGCATCGCCTTCTTCGGCGCCCTCACCGCCGCCGACTCCCGGCTGCCGCTGAGCTGCGCGCCGACCGCCGACGCTCAGTGCGGGGCCCGAGAGGCGGCGGGCCTCGTCCCGGTCACGCACGCGGCGCACTCGTGGAGCAGCACCCTCGCGACGACCGGAGCCGTCGTCGCGATGGTGGCGCTCACGCTCGCGGCCCGCCGGTACGGCCGCTGGGCGCCCCTCGCCCGTACCGGACCCGTCATCGTCACGGCCGAACTCATCGCCACCGTATGGACCCTGGCCGCCGTCGCAGCCTTCGAGGCCGGACAGGGCACCTGGCTGCTGGGGGTCGGACAGCGGATCCAGGTGCTGCTGGTGGCGGTCTGGCTGACTGTGCTCGCATTGTCAGTGGCACGCGAGAAGCTGTACGAGTGA
- a CDS encoding DUF4190 domain-containing protein has protein sequence MTMPAPPSGQSPWGPPPAGFQGPPPMMAQPRNGLGVAALVLGIAGVVLGLAVLLFWMSWLPALLALVFGIVGLGHARKGLATNKGMALTGLILGAVGLLLAVGGGVFTVTKVTEITDDVRAEVESAEASAKASASAEASASAAAEAARNLEFGETYTYENGLKITVSKPQPYVPDDYVLGHAKDNKAVQVTVIAVNGGTAKVDFKTGLPSVSDADGADAELLIDGSGRQKVLTGNLLPGKRSVGKYAYSLPPGAADRMQVEFSPDVMEYEDAVWTGPTK, from the coding sequence ATGACCATGCCCGCCCCGCCCAGCGGCCAGAGTCCGTGGGGCCCGCCGCCGGCCGGTTTTCAGGGGCCGCCGCCCATGATGGCGCAGCCGCGCAACGGCCTGGGCGTCGCGGCCCTGGTGCTCGGCATAGCCGGTGTCGTCCTCGGCCTGGCCGTGTTGCTGTTCTGGATGTCCTGGCTGCCCGCCCTGCTGGCGCTGGTCTTCGGCATCGTCGGACTCGGTCACGCCCGCAAGGGTCTGGCGACCAACAAGGGCATGGCCCTCACCGGCCTGATCCTCGGCGCGGTGGGTCTCCTGCTCGCCGTCGGCGGCGGGGTGTTCACCGTCACGAAGGTCACAGAGATCACCGACGACGTCCGCGCGGAGGTCGAGTCGGCGGAGGCGTCCGCGAAGGCCTCGGCATCGGCGGAAGCCTCGGCGTCCGCCGCGGCGGAGGCGGCCAGGAACCTGGAGTTCGGTGAGACGTACACGTACGAGAATGGCCTGAAGATCACCGTCTCCAAGCCGCAGCCGTACGTTCCGGACGATTACGTACTCGGTCACGCAAAAGACAACAAGGCGGTCCAGGTGACGGTCATCGCCGTCAACGGCGGCACCGCGAAGGTCGACTTCAAGACGGGCCTGCCGAGTGTCAGCGACGCCGACGGGGCCGATGCGGAGCTCCTGATCGACGGCAGCGGCCGGCAGAAGGTCCTCACCGGCAACCTCCTCCCCGGGAAGCGGTCCGTCGGGAAGTACGCCTACTCCCTGCCTCCCGGCGCGGCAGACCGGATGCAGGTCGAATTCAGCCCCGACGTGATGGAGTACGAGGACGCGGTCTGGACCGGCCCGACGAAGTGA
- a CDS encoding NAD+ synthase, whose product MPQLRLALNQIDSTVGDLSGNAEAIVHWTRHAAEQGAHLVAFPEMALTGYPVEDLALRSSFVEASRDAVRSLAVRLAEEGFGEIPVIVGYLDRCEKAQPRYGQPAGSPQDAAAVLYRGEVALSFAKHHLPNYGVFDEFRYFVPGDSMPVIRIHGVDVALAICEDLWQDGGRVPATRSAGAGLLVSINASPYEVHKDDSRLDLVRKRAQEAGCTTAYIAMIGGQDELVYDGDSIVCDKDGEVIARAPQFSEGSMLLDLDLPAASGDAPTGIVDDGLLIDRVVLSEEPVAAYEPELTGGYAERLDDDEEVYSALVVGLRAYAAKNGFSSVLIGLSGGIDSALVAAIACDALGAQNVYGVSMPSKYSSDHSKGDAAELARRTGLNYRTVAIEPMFDAYMDSLGLTGLAEENLQSRLRGTTLMAISNEEGHIVLAPGNKSELAVGYSTLYGDSVGAYGPIKDVYKTWVFALARWRNKAAEERGQTPPIPENSISKPPSAELRPGQVDTDSLPDYDVLDRILEMYVDKDQGLEAIVAAGFDRELVAKTLRMVDTAEYKRRQYPPGTKISAKGFGKDRRLPITNRWRESV is encoded by the coding sequence GTGCCTCAACTACGCCTCGCTCTGAATCAGATCGACTCGACCGTCGGCGACCTCTCCGGCAACGCCGAAGCGATCGTCCACTGGACCCGCCACGCCGCCGAGCAGGGCGCCCACCTTGTGGCGTTCCCCGAGATGGCGCTGACCGGTTACCCCGTCGAGGACCTCGCCCTGCGGTCGTCCTTCGTCGAGGCGTCGCGCGACGCCGTACGGTCGCTCGCGGTGCGCCTCGCCGAGGAGGGCTTCGGGGAGATCCCGGTCATCGTCGGCTACCTCGACCGCTGCGAGAAGGCCCAGCCCCGCTACGGCCAGCCCGCCGGGTCGCCGCAGGACGCCGCCGCCGTGCTGTACCGCGGCGAGGTCGCACTGTCCTTCGCCAAGCACCACCTCCCCAACTACGGCGTCTTCGACGAGTTCAGGTACTTCGTGCCGGGCGACTCGATGCCCGTCATCCGCATCCACGGCGTCGATGTCGCCCTCGCCATCTGCGAGGACCTCTGGCAGGACGGCGGCCGCGTACCGGCGACCCGGTCCGCGGGGGCGGGGCTGCTCGTGTCCATCAACGCCTCTCCGTACGAGGTCCACAAGGACGACAGCCGGCTCGATCTGGTGCGCAAGCGCGCCCAGGAGGCGGGCTGCACGACGGCGTACATCGCGATGATCGGCGGCCAGGACGAACTGGTCTACGACGGCGACTCGATCGTCTGCGACAAGGACGGCGAAGTCATCGCACGGGCGCCGCAGTTCTCGGAGGGCAGCATGCTGCTCGACCTGGACCTGCCGGCCGCGAGCGGGGACGCGCCGACCGGGATCGTCGACGACGGGCTGCTGATCGACCGCGTCGTTCTCTCCGAGGAGCCGGTCGCGGCGTACGAGCCGGAGCTGACCGGGGGTTACGCGGAGCGCCTCGACGACGACGAGGAGGTGTACTCGGCGCTGGTCGTGGGCCTACGGGCGTACGCCGCAAAGAATGGTTTCAGCAGCGTCCTGATCGGACTGTCCGGCGGCATCGACTCGGCGCTCGTGGCCGCGATCGCGTGCGACGCGCTGGGCGCGCAGAACGTGTACGGCGTTTCGATGCCGTCGAAGTACTCGTCGGACCACTCCAAGGGCGACGCGGCGGAGCTGGCGCGGCGTACCGGGCTGAACTACCGGACCGTCGCGATCGAGCCGATGTTCGACGCGTACATGGACTCGCTGGGCCTGACCGGGCTCGCCGAGGAGAACCTCCAGTCGCGGCTGCGCGGCACGACGCTGATGGCGATCTCCAACGAGGAGGGCCACATCGTGCTGGCGCCGGGCAACAAGTCCGAGCTGGCGGTGGGCTATTCGACGCTCTACGGCGACTCGGTCGGCGCGTACGGTCCGATCAAGGACGTCTACAAGACGTGGGTCTTCGCGCTTGCGCGGTGGCGCAACAAGGCGGCGGAGGAGCGGGGCCAGACGCCGCCGATCCCGGAGAACTCCATCTCCAAGCCGCCGAGCGCGGAGCTCCGGCCGGGGCAGGTGGACACGGACTCCCTCCCGGACTACGACGTCCTGGACCGGATCCTGGAGATGTACGTCGACAAGGACCAGGGCCTGGAGGCGATCGTCGCGGCGGGCTTCGACCGGGAGCTGGTCGCGAAGACGCTGCGGATGGTGGACACGGCGGAGTACAAGCGCCGGCAGTACCCGCCGGGCACGAAGATCTCCGCGAAGGGCTTCGGCAAGGACCGGCGTCTGCCGATCACGAACCGGTGGCGCGAGTCGGTCTGA
- a CDS encoding endonuclease/exonuclease/phosphatase family protein: MAQAYMTDPGNGSSESERSGSRLRRRLDRWRRDRGIWRRGVLLAVCAVLLTLLMVFHAEIPNTVGNLGSLTETFLPWLGVVGIPVLLVMALVRRSATALVALLLPAIVWLNLFGGLLTDKAGTGGNLTVATHNVNAENPDPEGTARKLAESGADVVALEELKASAVPSYESALSGTYKYHSVQGTVGLWSKYPMSDTRPVDIKMGWTRAMRSTVTTPEGEVAVYVAHLPSVRVKVNAGFTAGQRDDSADALGEAIAREPLGKVVLLGDLNGTMNDRALNAVTSQMRSTQGAAGDGFGFSWPAAFPMARIDQIMVKGIDPVSSWALPDTGSDHLPIAARVEI, encoded by the coding sequence ATGGCACAGGCGTACATGACGGACCCGGGGAACGGCAGCTCGGAATCCGAGCGTTCGGGGTCCCGTCTCCGGCGCCGCCTCGACCGCTGGCGCCGCGACAGGGGCATCTGGCGGCGCGGCGTCCTCCTCGCGGTCTGTGCGGTCCTGCTCACGCTGCTGATGGTCTTCCATGCGGAGATCCCCAACACCGTCGGCAACCTCGGCAGCCTCACCGAGACGTTCCTGCCCTGGCTGGGCGTGGTCGGTATCCCTGTGCTGCTCGTCATGGCGCTGGTCCGCCGCTCGGCGACCGCGCTGGTCGCCCTGCTCCTGCCGGCGATTGTCTGGCTGAACCTTTTCGGGGGTCTGCTCACCGACAAGGCGGGCACGGGGGGCAACCTGACGGTCGCCACCCACAACGTGAACGCCGAAAACCCGGACCCCGAGGGCACGGCCCGCAAACTGGCCGAATCCGGTGCCGATGTGGTGGCCCTTGAGGAGCTCAAGGCCAGCGCGGTGCCGTCGTACGAGAGCGCTCTGTCCGGCACGTACAAGTACCACTCGGTGCAGGGCACCGTCGGGCTGTGGAGCAAGTACCCGATGTCCGACACGCGGCCGGTCGACATCAAGATGGGCTGGACCCGCGCCATGCGTTCGACGGTGACGACGCCGGAGGGGGAGGTCGCCGTGTACGTCGCGCATCTCCCCTCCGTACGGGTCAAGGTCAACGCCGGCTTCACGGCCGGCCAGCGCGACGACAGCGCCGACGCGCTCGGCGAGGCCATCGCCCGCGAGCCCCTCGGCAAGGTCGTCCTCCTCGGCGACCTCAACGGCACCATGAACGACAGGGCCCTGAACGCGGTCACCTCCCAGATGCGGTCCACGCAGGGCGCGGCGGGCGACGGCTTCGGCTTCAGCTGGCCTGCGGCGTTCCCGATGGCGCGGATCGACCAGATCATGGTGAAGGGGATCGACCCGGTGTCGTCCTGGGCGCTGCCGGACACGGGCAGCGACCATCTGCCGATCGCGGCGCGGGTGGAGATCTGA
- the panB gene encoding 3-methyl-2-oxobutanoate hydroxymethyltransferase — MTLQAAHKTPADSSKALYGGKGTRRITVHDIAAAKERGEKWPMLTAYDAMTASVFDEAGIPVMLVGDSMGNCHLGYDTTVPVTLDEMTMLSAAVVRGTSRALVVGDLPFGSYQEGPVQALRSAIRLVKEAGVGAVKLEGGDRSLAQTELIVQSGIPVMSHLGLTPQSVNTMGYRVQGRDDETAHKLLRDAKAAQDAGAFAVVLELVPAELAAEVTRSLHIPTIGIGAGPDTDAQVLVYTDMVGLTGGKVPRFTKQYANLRQTLGDAAKAFADEVVGGAFPQEEHTFH, encoded by the coding sequence ATGACGCTTCAGGCTGCCCACAAGACACCCGCCGACAGCAGCAAGGCGCTGTACGGAGGCAAGGGCACTCGCCGCATCACGGTCCATGACATCGCCGCCGCCAAGGAGCGCGGCGAGAAGTGGCCCATGCTCACCGCGTACGACGCCATGACCGCCTCGGTCTTCGACGAGGCCGGTATCCCGGTCATGCTCGTGGGCGACTCCATGGGCAACTGCCACCTCGGTTACGACACCACTGTGCCGGTCACTCTCGACGAAATGACCATGCTGTCCGCCGCTGTCGTACGGGGCACGAGCCGCGCCCTCGTCGTCGGCGACCTCCCCTTCGGCTCCTACCAGGAGGGCCCCGTCCAGGCGCTGCGCAGTGCCATCCGGCTGGTCAAGGAGGCCGGGGTCGGCGCGGTCAAGCTGGAGGGCGGCGATCGCTCACTGGCCCAGACCGAGCTGATCGTGCAGTCCGGCATCCCGGTCATGTCGCACCTGGGCCTGACACCGCAGTCCGTGAACACCATGGGCTACCGGGTGCAGGGCCGCGACGACGAAACGGCCCACAAGCTGCTCCGTGACGCGAAGGCCGCCCAGGACGCCGGCGCGTTCGCGGTCGTGCTGGAGCTCGTACCGGCCGAGCTGGCCGCCGAGGTCACGCGCTCGCTGCACATCCCGACGATCGGCATCGGCGCAGGTCCCGACACGGACGCCCAAGTGCTCGTGTACACCGACATGGTCGGTCTCACGGGCGGCAAGGTGCCGCGCTTCACCAAGCAGTACGCGAACCTCCGGCAGACCCTCGGGGACGCTGCGAAGGCGTTCGCCGACGAGGTGGTCGGCGGGGCGTTCCCGCAGGAGGAGCACACCTTCCACTAG
- a CDS encoding ATP-binding cassette domain-containing protein has translation MTRIDKNPTGGAANAVEVRGLVKHYGETKALDGVDLVVQEGTVLGVLGPNGAGKTTLVRCLSTLIQPDAGTAVVAGYDVVKQPRQLRRTIGLTGQYASVDEKLAGWENLYMIGRLLDLSRKDSRRRADELLERFSLTEAAKKPVMQYSGGMRRRLDLAASMIGQPSVLYLDEPTTGLDPRTRNEVWDEVKRMVGEGVTVLLTTQYMEEAEQLASELTVIDRGRVIAGGKVDELKAKVGGRTLEVRPSDPAQLTAMARALSEAGLDGIAGSKADEGMLYVPILSDEQLTAVVGLLGARGFGIAEIGTHLPSLDEVFLAITGEKTSDAVTEGVEDIKQHEEVAA, from the coding sequence ATGACGCGAATCGACAAGAACCCCACAGGCGGCGCGGCCAACGCCGTCGAGGTAAGGGGACTGGTCAAGCACTACGGCGAGACCAAGGCACTGGACGGCGTGGACCTGGTCGTACAGGAAGGCACCGTGCTCGGTGTCCTCGGGCCCAACGGCGCAGGAAAGACCACCCTCGTGCGCTGCCTGTCCACCCTGATCCAGCCGGACGCCGGCACGGCCGTCGTGGCCGGTTACGACGTGGTGAAGCAGCCCCGGCAGCTTCGCCGCACCATAGGCCTGACCGGGCAGTACGCCTCGGTCGACGAGAAGCTCGCCGGCTGGGAGAACCTCTACATGATCGGGCGGCTGCTCGATCTGTCCCGCAAGGACTCGCGCAGGCGCGCGGACGAGCTGCTGGAGCGGTTCTCGCTGACCGAGGCCGCGAAGAAGCCGGTCATGCAGTACTCCGGCGGTATGCGGCGGCGCCTCGACCTGGCGGCTTCCATGATCGGGCAGCCCTCCGTGCTCTACCTGGACGAGCCGACGACCGGACTCGACCCCCGTACCCGCAACGAGGTGTGGGACGAGGTGAAGCGGATGGTGGGCGAGGGGGTCACCGTCCTGCTCACCACGCAGTACATGGAGGAGGCCGAGCAGCTCGCGTCCGAGCTGACGGTCATCGACCGTGGCCGGGTCATAGCAGGCGGCAAGGTGGACGAGCTGAAGGCGAAGGTCGGCGGCCGCACCCTTGAGGTCCGCCCGTCCGACCCGGCGCAACTGACTGCGATGGCACGGGCGTTGAGCGAGGCGGGGCTCGACGGGATCGCAGGGTCGAAGGCCGACGAGGGGATGCTGTACGTACCGATCCTCAGCGACGAGCAACTGACCGCGGTGGTCGGCCTGCTGGGTGCGCGGGGCTTCGGCATCGCGGAGATCGGGACCCATCTGCCCAGCCTGGACGAGGTGTTCCTGGCCATTACGGGCGAGAAGACGAGCGACGCGGTCACCGAGGGCGTCGAAGACATCAAGCAGCACGAGGAGGTCGCGGCATGA
- a CDS encoding ABC transporter permease, with the protein MSAATVTPTPASAPESPAKARGGGEGRIGLRANARHIVALARRNAMQIKQDPESMFDVLLMPIVFTLLFTFVFGGAVAGPGKQSEYVSYLVPGLMAMMGMNVSMAVGTGVNEDFQKGVMDRFRTMPIARSSVLIAKIVVEIGRMMVAFTILLIVGFVLGMSVETSPLHILGAIGLSLLFGASLMWIFILIGLTVKTAQAVQGMAFMVLMPLQFGSSIFTSPSTMPGWLQTFTDYNPLSSLADAARGLFIGGPVARDVWMVLAWTVAITVVTAPIAVSKFRKKT; encoded by the coding sequence ATGAGCGCGGCGACAGTGACACCGACCCCGGCATCGGCGCCCGAGTCGCCCGCGAAGGCGCGCGGCGGCGGTGAGGGCCGGATCGGTCTGCGGGCCAACGCACGGCACATCGTGGCTCTCGCCCGCCGCAACGCCATGCAGATCAAGCAGGATCCGGAGTCGATGTTCGACGTCCTGCTGATGCCGATCGTCTTCACCCTGCTCTTCACCTTCGTCTTCGGCGGCGCGGTCGCGGGCCCGGGCAAACAGTCCGAGTACGTCAGCTATCTGGTCCCCGGCCTGATGGCGATGATGGGCATGAACGTCTCGATGGCGGTCGGCACCGGCGTCAACGAGGACTTCCAGAAGGGGGTCATGGACCGGTTCCGGACGATGCCGATCGCCCGGTCCTCGGTCCTCATAGCGAAGATCGTCGTCGAGATCGGCCGCATGATGGTCGCCTTCACGATCCTGCTGATCGTGGGCTTCGTCCTGGGCATGTCGGTCGAGACTTCGCCGCTGCACATCCTGGGCGCGATCGGGCTTTCGCTGCTCTTCGGCGCCTCACTGATGTGGATCTTCATCCTGATCGGGCTGACCGTGAAGACGGCGCAGGCTGTGCAGGGCATGGCGTTCATGGTGCTGATGCCCCTGCAGTTCGGGTCGTCGATCTTCACGTCGCCGTCGACGATGCCGGGCTGGTTGCAGACCTTCACCGACTACAACCCGCTGTCGAGCCTGGCGGACGCGGCGCGCGGGCTGTTCATCGGCGGTCCCGTCGCCCGCGATGTGTGGATGGTGCTGGCGTGGACGGTGGCCATCACCGTGGTGACGGCTCCGATCGCGGTGTCCAAGTTCCGCAAGAAGACCTGA
- a CDS encoding AfsR/SARP family transcriptional regulator — protein MRYRILGPTQALRDDGTPVAVGGARLRALLTALALRPGRTVPAGALTDEVWAADPPADATGALQALVGRLRRALGHGAITSVDGGYRLCAGPEDVDLYCFERLAGEGERALDAGDPAEAAALLDEALSLWTGQALADLPDRTGEATRWETRRLAVRRTRLASALALGRAEEALPELAALCDDHPIDEQLQALRLRALRDAGRTAQALAAYEDLRQDLATRLGTAPSPQLRALHAELLSPTPPHVLEASVTAARPGAWGLGPPRGGSRKMSQPGRGGAGEESAAPGAAQAHGAQQRTPPPTDPRTAPQTQTQTSRGNLRSRLTSFVGREADIDVIRGDLAGARLVTLLGPGGAGKTRLSQEAAEAADGAWRDGVWLAELAPVDDPATVPEAVLVALGARETVLRGAGAEELRAADRHGNDPLVRLVEHCARRQMLLLLDNCEHVIDAAAHLAEELLVRCPGVTVLATSREPLGVPGEVVRPVEPLPDPMALRLLAERGAAAKPGFRTDDDPAAAAEICRRLDGLPLAIELAAARLRMLTPRQIADRLDDRFRLLTGGSRTVLPRQQTLRAVVDWSWDLLDEPERAALRALSVFAGGCDLPAAEAVCGPDALDVLGSLVDKSLVVASPSGEGGGEGHGASEGAGGSSGGMRYRLLETVAEYAAERLDESGERDATEHRHLVHFRELARHADPLLRGREQLTGISRLQVEYENLRTALRRAIAARDEHEALCLVHSLAWYWQIRDLRSEARHWSLAAAELGPDPFAPPAAPAPALHERCTDTPPPMAPEQLLEARRGAWMIHLASMNHDLDEWTSGDAMAWLRRVVDVYRPGLPQTCRTPGTLWFYAIMLTGSPGQLNEVIDRTVDTCRELGYVWELAAALQMRANILANRSAWAGDAGRDADESLEIFTRLGDAWGAAEALSARGEARERTGKFALAAEDFRAAIAHAGQLGAKEQVALLRVRLAGVMVETGDGEEAEAMLRAVLAEVEHSGHECEPAARIYLAVWLARSGRRDEGREQLECVRRDFKKSTLAIFEGFVLGLLSWLDNLDGRYAAALDKERQALERSCVPLSRMVAPHMPAIQLMIAARALAGLGGPGMARDAARLLHAHDALLPPGHFVTTQERETRADAEAAARAALGDTAYESAYAEGSGLTLDEAAALAAGR, from the coding sequence GTGCGCTACCGCATACTCGGCCCCACCCAGGCACTCCGCGACGACGGCACGCCCGTCGCCGTCGGCGGAGCGCGGCTGCGCGCCCTGCTGACGGCGCTGGCGCTGCGGCCGGGGCGTACGGTGCCGGCCGGCGCCCTCACCGACGAGGTGTGGGCCGCCGACCCGCCCGCCGACGCGACCGGCGCACTCCAGGCCCTGGTCGGCCGGCTCCGCCGGGCACTCGGCCATGGGGCGATCACCTCCGTGGACGGCGGTTACCGGCTGTGCGCCGGCCCCGAGGACGTAGACCTGTACTGCTTCGAGCGTCTCGCGGGGGAGGGCGAGCGCGCCCTGGACGCCGGGGACCCGGCCGAGGCGGCGGCCCTGCTCGACGAGGCGCTGAGCCTGTGGACGGGCCAGGCCCTCGCCGACCTCCCCGACCGTACGGGCGAAGCCACCCGCTGGGAGACCCGCCGCCTGGCCGTCCGCCGCACCCGCCTGGCGTCGGCGCTGGCGCTGGGCCGCGCGGAAGAGGCGCTGCCGGAACTGGCCGCGCTCTGCGACGACCACCCGATCGACGAGCAGCTCCAGGCGTTGCGCCTGCGCGCCCTGCGCGACGCGGGCCGCACGGCACAGGCACTGGCGGCCTACGAGGACCTGCGCCAGGACCTGGCAACGCGCCTGGGTACGGCCCCGTCACCCCAACTCCGCGCTCTGCACGCGGAATTGCTATCCCCGACTCCGCCCCACGTGCTGGAGGCCTCGGTAACTGCAGCCCGCCCGGGGGCCTGGGGGCTTGGCCCGCCACGCGGCGGCAGCCGCAAAATGTCACAGCCGGGAAGGGGCGGGGCAGGGGAAGAAAGCGCCGCCCCCGGCGCCGCGCAGGCTCACGGCGCCCAGCAGCGCACTCCGCCCCCCACGGACCCACGCACCGCGCCCCAAACCCAAACGCAAACCTCCCGTGGCAACTTACGCTCCCGTCTGACCTCCTTCGTCGGGCGCGAGGCCGACATCGACGTCATCCGGGGCGACCTCGCCGGTGCCCGGCTCGTCACGCTACTGGGGCCCGGTGGCGCCGGTAAGACACGGCTGTCGCAGGAAGCCGCCGAGGCGGCTGACGGGGCCTGGCGGGACGGGGTATGGCTGGCAGAGCTCGCACCCGTCGACGACCCCGCCACCGTGCCCGAGGCCGTACTCGTCGCGCTCGGGGCGCGCGAGACCGTGCTGCGCGGAGCCGGCGCCGAGGAGCTGCGGGCCGCCGACCGGCACGGGAACGATCCGCTCGTACGCCTCGTCGAGCACTGCGCCCGCCGCCAGATGCTGCTCCTGCTGGACAACTGCGAGCACGTGATCGACGCCGCTGCCCACCTCGCCGAGGAGCTGCTCGTCCGCTGCCCGGGCGTGACCGTGCTGGCCACCAGCCGGGAACCGCTCGGCGTGCCCGGCGAGGTCGTACGGCCCGTGGAACCCCTGCCCGACCCCATGGCGCTGCGCCTGCTCGCCGAACGCGGCGCCGCCGCGAAGCCCGGGTTCCGTACGGACGACGATCCGGCCGCCGCTGCCGAGATCTGCCGCCGCCTCGACGGCCTGCCCCTCGCCATCGAACTCGCCGCCGCCCGGCTCCGGATGCTCACCCCGCGCCAGATCGCCGACCGCCTGGACGACCGGTTCCGGCTCCTCACCGGCGGCAGCCGCACCGTACTGCCGCGCCAGCAGACCCTGCGCGCGGTCGTCGACTGGTCCTGGGACCTGCTGGACGAGCCGGAAAGGGCGGCTCTGCGCGCCCTGTCCGTCTTCGCGGGCGGCTGCGACCTGCCCGCCGCCGAGGCGGTCTGCGGGCCGGATGCGCTGGACGTACTCGGTTCGCTGGTCGACAAGTCCCTTGTGGTGGCCTCCCCTTCGGGAGAGGGCGGGGGCGAGGGCCATGGCGCGAGCGAAGGCGCGGGCGGCAGCAGCGGCGGCATGCGCTACCGCCTCCTCGAAACCGTCGCCGAGTACGCCGCCGAACGCCTCGACGAGTCGGGCGAACGAGACGCCACCGAGCACCGCCACCTCGTCCACTTCCGCGAACTGGCCCGCCACGCCGACCCCCTGCTGCGCGGCCGCGAACAGCTCACCGGCATCAGCCGCCTCCAGGTCGAGTACGAAAACCTCCGCACCGCACTGCGCCGCGCCATCGCCGCCCGCGACGAGCACGAGGCGCTGTGCCTCGTGCACTCACTCGCCTGGTACTGGCAGATCCGCGATCTCCGCAGCGAGGCCCGCCACTGGTCCCTGGCCGCCGCCGAACTCGGCCCCGACCCCTTCGCACCGCCGGCCGCCCCCGCCCCCGCCCTGCACGAGCGGTGCACGGACACACCGCCGCCCATGGCACCGGAACAGCTGCTGGAGGCGCGGCGCGGAGCCTGGATGATCCATCTGGCGAGCATGAACCACGACCTCGACGAGTGGACCTCCGGCGACGCCATGGCGTGGCTGCGCCGCGTTGTCGACGTGTACCGGCCGGGCCTGCCGCAGACCTGCCGCACACCCGGAACGCTCTGGTTCTACGCGATCATGCTCACCGGCAGCCCGGGGCAGCTGAATGAGGTCATCGACCGGACGGTCGACACCTGCCGGGAGCTCGGTTACGTATGGGAGCTCGCCGCCGCGCTCCAGATGCGGGCCAACATCCTCGCCAACCGCAGTGCCTGGGCCGGTGACGCCGGCCGCGACGCCGACGAGAGCCTGGAGATCTTCACCCGGCTCGGCGACGCCTGGGGCGCGGCCGAGGCCCTGTCGGCGCGCGGCGAGGCCCGCGAGCGCACAGGCAAGTTCGCCCTCGCCGCCGAGGACTTCCGCGCCGCGATCGCTCACGCGGGACAGCTCGGCGCCAAGGAGCAGGTGGCGCTGCTGCGGGTGCGGCTCGCCGGCGTCATGGTGGAGACGGGCGACGGCGAGGAGGCCGAGGCGATGCTGCGCGCCGTCCTCGCCGAGGTCGAGCACAGCGGTCACGAGTGCGAGCCTGCAGCCCGCATCTACCTGGCGGTGTGGCTCGCCCGCAGCGGTCGCAGGGACGAGGGCCGCGAACAACTGGAGTGCGTGCGGCGGGACTTCAAGAAATCGACCCTGGCGATCTTCGAAGGCTTCGTGCTCGGGCTCCTCTCCTGGCTGGACAATCTGGACGGCCGTTACGCCGCCGCGCTCGATAAGGAACGCCAGGCGCTGGAACGGTCATGCGTGCCGCTGTCGCGGATGGTCGCCCCGCACATGCCCGCGATCCAGCTGATGATCGCGGCCCGCGCCCTGGCCGGACTCGGCGGCCCGGGCATGGCCCGCGACGCCGCCCGCCTGCTCCACGCGCACGACGCCCTGCTCCCGCCGGGCCACTTCGTGACGACGCAGGAGCGCGAGACGAGGGCGGACGCCGAGGCGGCGGCCCGCGCCGCACTGGGCGACACCGCGTACGAGTCGGCGTACGCCGAAGGCAGCGGCCTCACTCTGGACGAGGCCGCCGCCCTGGCCGCCGGACGCTGA